From Salvia splendens isolate huo1 chromosome 16, SspV2, whole genome shotgun sequence, a single genomic window includes:
- the LOC121770276 gene encoding uncharacterized protein LOC121770276 has product MGGSSSSDENDVADFTYIQFGEFRGLIRLPKTSSTPTLNEDEDEDDEIINEKERLNEDEDDGKVKESVVSTPYKPTANYSSTESDRDSEAPHNGDALPDQPNAEPENSTEADNGFIFLLISLQMCVLNPEVLSESKQN; this is encoded by the exons ATGGGAGGAAGTAGTTCAAGTGATGAGAATGATGTTGCAGATTTTACTTATATCCAGTTTGGAGAATTCCGAGGCCTGATTCGATTGCCTAAGACATCATCAACTCCAACTCTCaacgaagatgaagatgaagatgatgaaatCATCAATGAAAAAGAGAGACtcaatgaagatgaagatgatggAAAAGTGAAAGAGAGTGTTGTTTCGACTCCCTACAAACCAACTGCTAACTACTCATCAACAGAATCTGATAGGGATTCCGAGGCGCCACACAATGGAGATGCATTACCCGACCAGCCCAACGCGGAGCCAGAAAACAGCACGGAGGCAGACAACG ggtttatctttcTTTTGATCTCATTACAAATGTGTGTGCTCAATCCCGAAGTTCTATCAGAATCAAAACAAAACTGA